In Monodelphis domestica isolate mMonDom1 chromosome 1, mMonDom1.pri, whole genome shotgun sequence, the sequence caaggacttctggggaatgaagtctagggttcaaaatctccattcatACATTCCTCCCTAAGACCCATGGAAttctagtctctccagtgggacTTGGAAGCATTCCAGGTctgaaattacaacaatttgaggctaagaggaaaagagaacaaaaccaataattgctaagtgcattgacaaaaagcctgttagggagcagtcccctttggcataagaatatacatacaaaagaaatgcatccaaacctgtaaaccttaaaatttcttagacttatgaatgttggaaatttccccattgggaaatttcatacttgaaaaatttcctattgatagtaagaactctattggaatgtgaaaacccttggcatgggagggtccttctcctccctacttaagactactttaggacagaaaccttttgctaaacaatggaaagggctttgacctatactttagcatagaacaggaagttctttgagtcatgattgattttagaattgatacaatagaaatacttggagtgacagaaccaggtcttggaacttacaatctccacccttctcagagtaacaggatttaggaagggctgcagcaaagatcaagatttaattatttgagaatatgaccttcaacagacatgtgcaaagtggggcagacctctgggaggtcctgggttaagctagagccaccattagcacaggtgagacagaggaagtgaggtagaggatagctgaggaggctgggacttcctgtatggagggagagtgtggttgttggagcctggtgcttggagtggaggcccctgagactgtttctccattttggtcatgtgagtgatagggactgatctcttttctttgcctcagctatctaagggcttgggcctttggcccagcctaaacagaggggatatttaagccctattcccttctctcctctctctctctctctctctctctctctctctctctctctctctctctctctctctctctctctctctctctctctctctctctctctaatacctttcagtcctcctgtttgtaattaaaaactccataaaagtttgactgctgccttgagttttcatttaggaattacatagctgaattccttggcgaccttaaattaatatatatcagtcttttaaagttatttccatGTCACAAACCTcatacagttcaaatcaccacataccaaagttcactctggatcttctggtgcagcatgtggtctgtggaggcatcttcatggtgtcttctccaaacaattcactttctggattcggagaggcagcatgtttcttaacctaaaattactctcaaaaggaatttaaactttgcaatttaaaataatagtaattatacatttcccccctgaagatggtgattgaaaaacacagggatcacttaggaatgcatggctgagttatgaggtatgtgaatcaattggcaagagaaataaaaaacatcaaaaaaattccaaataaaaaaagataatttctggatgaaatatagactatcaaagtcttatgtgtaaaaattctaagtaaaggaaaaaaatctataataggtctttgaatcagggcccaattaaaatgatataagcaattaagcatttacacaatcagtagccaggactccagaaagttgccacattatgaatgACAGAATAGGAACTAGATTTTTTTAGGAGCCacgtaggagccaaatttgaggtacttggtagaatgtgggacaaggaagacctgcctttaacacatgttaaatagctgcaacctcaaaccccaaacatgttcaagtcctcttgccATGGCTCAAAACATTCATCAACCCCATCGGgactggttggtctctttgaccttgtgctggattggcactatgcagtttagctttgtgcttctttggcctgTGCAATAgctctttttctattctcttgtcctggaatcagacagaatcattaagcaaagtcccataattttttaaaccaattattGGCATccttttttatagtctaaaggcTTTTGGGTAtatattgacattatagcaacTACATTTTAGACTCatgttactgcaaaatcaaaaatgttaaagaaaatcttctcaatactggtgacgtgcttcaaataaaaaaaggaaagaaaaaataaaactcagatactatattgcacatgcaaggaaaaaaatcaaagattattttaaaaatcaaaaaaatatgtagcttataatcagtgacacactaCATCAGCCATATgagagtacaaaatgattttcagaatgaaacagtaacacagtagataatgaatTCAAAGAAGTACCCAAGTCCCAAATTCATAATAGCcaagttaattacaatagcaaaaaacccactatcatatatcaaataacttgctgtgtgacattaaaaaaaaaaaccctatgaactgatggatatttgtcacaagttttccaggtgtagcaatatttcaaccttggctgagatactttttaaaaattctattactgccatcattacaaaaatgtggcagaggagtctggaaaaaaacaaatctctgtactgttgatgctgggtctaaaaatgtcaccaagaatctagagatcattttggtgaaagggtaaagtgagctgaagagttataaatgagagatgctccttttttgggagccatccaggggtaccatgccctgggattaacttcccagctcctttggtatgagactatgATGTCCAATCCAttcaaatttttataaatgtgggaggtggggattataattgcatttcacttcagctaccaAAATGGACCTTatctcctgttagaggcaggcaaaatgatcagagttgttgggaaaaaaatctaaaattcatctTTGGATACCCCTTAAaagcaatttgagatatttaactcattaaattttctaaaggttgttatacaattgtaaccagttttgatgaagtccatccatcctctatgtgagaatttacaaagtcaaaatagaaaaaaggatgtTTTTATATAGTGGCTTAttcaatatttgttcagtatagttataggggaaaagcaacagaatataacagttgttaaaacccagtacattaaaatgattcagtgtaacagaatagtattgaatacattaatatatgaacttaaacccacaaaattaaatcttaaacaaaacaatcagcaaaataaaataaaaaaatacagaggcttttctaaaacattggagtctgaaaagttaaaaatataacctttagtctctttaaagtttgtttttgtttttttaatttgttgagattccttttgtcagtactgtgggatctcccatagtgagggagaacatggattttaggaatctcaaatcgGGCAGGCACAAATGGTAAAGAGtttcagggagatgaatttctcccctgaacctcaggtaagataagtaaaaggatcagtgcactcaaaaaacatcctttgaaataggcaatgcactacTCTCTCAGAGAATATGcaatgcttgtaatcaacttcctgcttggaaaagtctcttccttctcctcgccGTCCCCCCTGAGGttccctgccatgtggaggctaattgttgcctaaggaaaaaacaCCCCAGTTTTTATCAGTTGGattgtgattccaaagacacagtgCCAGTTACCagaagcctgggtcctggggtTGGATGAGCAATCTGACTTGGAGCCCGGAGATCAGGAGTAGAGTTGCTGGAGCCTGAGGCTGgagctgggccaggtgagcgatctgggtcaagaaggtaaggagtggatggctggaggcaggagtgagctgaatcagGAGAAATGGCTTTGCAAGGGTGGATGGGTAGGTGGGGttggcaaaaagccttggcaggagaaacgtggcttaaaaaaattatctaggctatcttaaaaaaatttcttttgagagtaattcttGTCCCTTCtggtcgccaaaaactgtaaaaattgaattatatctctaataacaaaaatgttatatttcatgacatttattaaggatcattagaaataaaggaatcaagaagatacaaaataaaaactacaacatgcccatggctggttagccatttcagccattcccaccttaccaccatacttgctgcatcattgaaaaggaagagagaccGCGTGGGCAGCATTATTGCCAGTTAAATACAAATAAAGTTATCTTGCCAACTTGGAGCCTCAGgagatattatagggaattctggaaaataccaaggacttctggggaattaagtctagcgttcaaaatctccatttatacaatgtgGAGATCATGACTTGAGAGCCCTTGCTGGATGGTGAGCTGTACAGAAATTATAGGGTCCttagctaggcaatactttctatttccttcttaaaatttctctcttttactataatCTCTATCAAACGAAATTGTTAAGAGCAGCTAACAGACTTGTGACTtgagttgattttttaaactggtaactacaatattactttagaactttcatattagcataaatcctaaattttaaattcttacaaaagaaaatgaattatgtaaacatggaaaaatattttaaaataaaatttaattaaaaataaattttaaaaagtttaaaaaaaaagggatgtATCTTCAATATGAAGGTCTTCCCACATTCAGTACATTAATAAGGCCTCtccccagtatgaattctctcaTGTTTGGTAAGATATGATTTTCTCCCAAAGCCCTTCCCACATTCACTATATTAATTGAGATTTTCCCTGGCATGAATTTTCTGATGTGCAATAAATTGAGCCCTATTCCTGAATTCCTTCCCACATTCtccacattcataaggtttctctctagtATGAGTCCTCTGATGCTTTGTAAGATATGACTTCATCAGAAAGGCCCTCCCACATTtactacattcataaggtttctctccagtgtgaattctctgatgctcAGCCAGATGTCCCTTTGTCCTAAAAGCCTTCCCACATTtactacattcataaggtttctctccagtatgaatatTTTGATGGCGCTTGAGATCTGAGATATAGAGGAAAGTCGTCTTACACTCTTTACATTTATGAACAATCTTTCCATCATGAATTCTTTGATGCAAAGTAAACTGTGTCTTATTTGTGAAGGCTATTCCACATTTTTTACATTCATGATATTTCTCTCTAGTATGAATTCTCCAGTGCTTAGTAAGATATGACTCCACCccaaaggccttcccacatttactacattcataaggtttctctttAGTATGAATATTTTGATGTCGCTTGAGAGCTGAGATGAAGCGATAAGTCTTCTTACACTCCTTACATTCATAAAGACATTTTCCAGCATGGATTTTTTTATGCACAGTgagttctctcttttttctgaaggccttcccacattcactacattcaTAAAGATCATCTTCAATTAGTCCTTTGATCTctgaaagaaagaattaagaggTGATGAACcctgtcttttctttcctttctcacaaGTTTTCAGTTGGCCCAGAGGTTTTAGAGCTATTCTCTTGTATTCTGTTAAATTttattgtggttggacttgaatatatgtaattggtggtcaccagggatttaatttcaaaatcccaaaatgaattactaaagtagaatggaatttatggtggtttattttacaatagagagaagatattaaggaagagagaaaagtggagagagagagagaaaaaaagagctctggcttcttctgagccaggtagaaattctcagCTTCAGACAGGGGAAAGAAGTCTCAAGACGATGGTCTTTCCTCGGAGgatcacacctccagaaagggcaaggaactaagtcagcttttcactcaccagggTGGCCATCTAAAAATGAAAGCattctgagtgtctgtcttccagtctctcctcaagtgtctcagTTCACTCCAATTCCGAGTGACTGTTCTATTCAGTCCAACTCTAAGTGACTGAAGATCTCTTGATTCATTCTTGTGTGCTTccatttcctctatttaaagacctttccctcttgtgtcatctccactaaattttatgtctaccaatcacagcagacatccctctccaggactgtccactcaatGTAGGAAATGGATGTTCATACATTTTGTAGCTAATTAACACTTTTtgtggttacttaacaccttttttgtgttagttaacaccttttttggttaaaatgggtagacctactttaaatactgagttaatcctttgaggattaaaatctaaaaatagataccggattacaatttaatcttcacaataaaggaagaactaagtatcttcattgttacaatcaggagatagccaagtATAATTTTTACACTTCCCACTTGAGAAGGCCTGTCTTACTTGCCTTTCACTAATGATCACAATTTATCTTATGCAAAAGTATGGAAactcaaaagtaaaataaaaaaataaaatgacctgAGATAGAATCACCTAGAGAGATAAGACTTTACTTTCTATAATAAATGGTTTGCCTTTGGATTaccaaaaggaaatgaaatgctATAGAAAGCAGATGACTTTGAGAACTTGTAAATATATCCTTAATATCTAATgaataaataggaagaaaaaacaaaagaaaaaggaaaattgatGAATTTAGAACAGGAAAGAGATGAAATAaacacaataaaaaagaaatatgaggaaAGAGGCTCATAGCAGATAACTATCACCACAAATACCTATTAAAAATTGAACATATCTATTTTGTAAGGAATTGATCCAAAATTTTAAGAGTAAAACAAGTCTCTCTGACAAGAGAAATTATACTTACCTAAAAATTGCACAAATGTTGGTAATCAAAGaagtataaatgaaaacaattaggAGGCATCACCAAATAGCTAACAGATTAACAAAGATACTTATGATGACAATAAATTTTGAGAGTCAATCTGAAAAAGGTACTTTTTAAGCTGCTGTTACCATTTTATTGAAAAGCAGCAGAGCAATTTCAGCTAGATTTATAaaattgttcataccctttgactcactGTTAGATTACTTTTACATACTGTTATATACTCAAAAGTTTATTGAAAGCAGGTAAAGACCTCTTTCAAAAATATTGTCAACAGCTTTTTATGAAacagtaaaaataatgaaaaccttTAGGTCCAATGATATTATAAAGtctttttaaagacaatttcaaGATATAAAGGGtaggatgacaaaaaaaaaataagactgaagaaagaagaattaaattatgattaaatattttaaatagtaacAACAGGAGATCAACAGATAACCCAGAAGAAAATGACCGAAGTAGATTCAAAAGCCAAAAGTGTATATTAACATTTTAAGTCAcgagttcattttaaaaaagaaaaagaatttatgcAAGGGAAGCAAGAGAAAGTTTGCTTAGGATGAGATTATCTTCAATGAGCAGAAAATTAACACCTACCCCATACTGAGGCAACAGATTTGAGAATGGAGGTATATGTGAATAAAAAATGCATAAAAACCTAACttcttgaattaaaaaatgaagttttaaagTCTCAGCTTTTCTCAACAAAGCCTGAAAAACTTTAATAAGGCCACCCTATTCAACATTTGCAGGACCTTTGACTTAAAATGACCAGTGGAGCTATATTTTGCAATGACTCCTCTGCTTGGTTTTTAGGTACTCACTTGCAGAGCTGCTTCTTGGAACATCTGCTTCTGGCATCCAAgatgctttcttcctttctaatcgGCAGATCACATCTGGTTTGGAAACTGTAAATCCTGTTTGttgaaaatgaaaaagtgttAGGGACAGTTATCTCAGAATTCCatcacaaaacagaaaaaagaaatcctcataaggggacagctgggtagctcagtggattgagagccaggccaagagatggggaggggggtgtcctaggttcaaatttgtcctcagacacttcccagctgtgtgaccctgggcaagtcccttcactccCACAGCccagcccttactcctcttctgccttggaaccaatgcacagcattgattccaagacagaaggtaagggtttaaaagaaaagaaacactcCTCCATTTTCTCAATAGAATAGTAGAAGAATGAGACTACAGAATGTCTCAAATATCACCAAGGGCACTGTTTGTAGAAGTGAAAATATCTGATGCCCcagtagagaaggcatcatttgaaaaagtggtatatgtacatacaaaataatgtctta encodes:
- the LOC100029004 gene encoding zinc finger protein 420, encoding MRAEVVSKFFRVREGYFRICHSHQPSLQLFLTLSKPFPLPCLELTRVGVDVSPKAAGGSFVELFLDWLEKRGTKPTAVTSARSEEKGMTSAPLQARPCRVSMTFKDVAVEFTSEEWGCLKPFQKKLYRDVMLENYRNLVSLGFTVSKPDVICRLERKKASWMPEADVPRSSSAKIKGLIEDDLYECSECGKAFRKKRELTVHKKIHAGKCLYECKECKKTYRFISALKRHQNIHTKEKPYECSKCGKAFGVESYLTKHWRIHTREKYHECKKCGIAFTNKTQFTLHQRIHDGKIVHKCKECKTTFLYISDLKRHQNIHTGEKPYECSKCGKAFRTKGHLAEHQRIHTGEKPYECSKCGRAFLMKSYLTKHQRTHTREKPYECGECGKEFRNRAQFIAHQKIHARENLN